In one Bos mutus isolate GX-2022 chromosome 19, NWIPB_WYAK_1.1, whole genome shotgun sequence genomic region, the following are encoded:
- the KRT36 gene encoding keratin, type I cuticular Ha6: MASQFCSPIFSSGSIRGHCGATSGISRVSCVRSVGSCRGPSLAGSASSVRLGLSSLGSCLPGSFLSSGFHSSGFAGAGGWFCEGSFNGNEKETMQFLNDRLASYLEKVRQLERENAELESRIREWYESQAPYICPDYQCYFKTIEELQQKILLTKADNARLVLQIDNAKLAADDFRTKYETELGMRQLVEADTNGLRRILDELTLCKADLEMQVESLKEELMCLKKNHEEEVNTLRCQLGDRLNVEVDAAPPVDLNKILDEMRCQYETLVENNRRDVEAWFNTQTEELNQQVVSSSEQLQCCQTEIIELRRNVNALEIELQAQHSMRNSLESTLAETEARYSSQLAQMQGLIGNVEAQLAEIRCDLERQNQEYQVLLDVKARLESEIATYRRLLEGEDCKLPAHPCATECKPAVRVPYVSTGPCAPAPQLSTQIRTITEEIRDGKIISSREHVQPL; encoded by the exons ATGGCCTCCCAGTTCTGCTCCCCGATCTTCTCCTCTGGGTCCATCAGGGGCCACTGTGGTGCAACCAGCGGCATCTCTCGGGTGTCCTGTGTCCGCTCCGTGGGCTCCTGCAGGGGGCCCAGCCTTGCTgggtcagcctcctctgtcaggCTGGGCCTCTCCAGCCTTGGGAGCTGCTTGCCTGGTTCCTTCCTGTCCTCTGGGTTCCATTCCTCTGGCTTTGCCGGGGCCGGGGGCTGGTTCTGCGAGGGCTCCTTCAATGGCAACGAGAAGGAGACCATGCAGTTCCTGAACGATCGCCTGGCTAGCTACCTGGAGAAGGTGCGGCAGCTGGAGCGGGAGAATGCGGAGCTGGAGAGCCGCATCCGCGAGTGGTACGAGTCTCAGGCCCCGTACATCTGCCCCGACTACCAGTGCTACTTCAAGACCATTGAGGAGCTCCAGCAGAAG ATCCTGCTGACCAAGGCTGACAATGCCAGGCTGGTCCTGCAAATTGACAACGCCAAGCTGGCTGCCGACGACTTCCGGACCAA GTACGAGACGGAGCTGGGCATGCGGCAGCTGGTGGAGGCCGACACCAATGGCCTGCGCCGGATCCTGGACGAGCTGACCCTGTGCAAGGCTGACCTGGAGATGCAGGTGGAGTCTCTGAAGGAGGAGCTGATGTGTCTCAAGAAGAACCATGAGGAG GAAGTCAATACACTCCGATGCCAGCTTGGGGACCGGCTGAATGTGGAGGTGGATGCTGCTCCCCCGGTGGACCTCAACAAGATCCTGGATGAGATGAGATGCCAGTATGAGACCCTAGTGGAGAATAACCGCAGAGATGTGGAGGCCTGGTTCAACACCCAG ACCGAGGAGTTGAACCAGCAGGTGGTGTCCAGTTCGGAGCAGCTGCAGTGCTGCCAGACAGAGATCATCGAGCTGAGACGCAACGTCAACGCCCTGGAGATCGAGCTGCAGGCTCAGCACAGCATG CGGAATTCCCTAGAATCCACCCTGGCAGAGACTGAGGCCCGCTACAGCTCCCAGCTGGCCCAGATGCAGGGCCTGATTGGCAATGTGGAGGCTCAGCTGGCTGAGATTCGCTGCGACCTGGAGCGGCAGAACCAGGAGTACCAGGTGCTGCTGGATGTCAAGGCCCGGCTGGAGTCAGAGATCGCCACCTACCGCCGCCTGCTCGAGGGAGAAGACTGCAA GCTGCCTGCCCATCCTTGTGCCACGGAATGCAAGCCTGCTGTTAGAGTTCCTTACGTCTCAACCGGTCCCTGTGCCCCGGCCCCCCAGCTCAGCACCCAGATCCGCACCATCACAGAGGAGATCAGAGATGGGAAGATCATTTCTTCCAGGGAGCACGTGCAGCCGCTGTAA